Proteins from one Nitrobacteraceae bacterium AZCC 2146 genomic window:
- a CDS encoding GMP synthase (glutamine-hydrolyzing) (product_source=KO:K01951; cath_funfam=3.30.300.10,3.40.50.620,3.40.50.880; cog=COG0518,COG0519; ko=KO:K01951; pfam=PF00117,PF00958,PF02540; superfamily=52317,52402; tigrfam=TIGR00884,TIGR00888) yields MTASSKTSVSKSSPSAADPSPHVAAEHDKILIVDFGSQVTQLIARRVREEGVYSEIVPFNKAEAAFAEMKPKAVILSGGPASVLDDDAPSAPLSILNAGVPVLGICYGEQTMAQQLGGTVEAGHHREFGRAAIEITDDCALFDGVWEKGGQYDVWMSHGDRVTKLPEGFRAVAKAPGSPISVIADDVRKFYAMQFHPEVVHTPDGAKLIRNFVRKVAGLTGDWTMRAFREEAIEKIRAQVGKGKVICGLSGGVDSAVAAVLIHEAIGDQLTCVFVDHGLLRKDEGKTVVDLFRHHYNIPLVHVDASKLFLGELAGVSDPELKRKTIGKLFIDVFDAEAKKIGGADFLAQGTLYPDVIESVSFTGGPSVTIKSHHNVGGLPDRMKMKLVEPLRELFKDEVRVLGRELGLPDIFVGRHPFPGPGLAIRCPGDITPEKLEILRNADAVYIDQIRKAGLYDKIWQAFAVLLPVKTVGVMGDGRTYEFVVGLRAVTSTDGMTADFYPFEMKFLGETATRIINEVKGVNRVVYDITSKPPGTIEWE; encoded by the coding sequence ATGACAGCATCCAGCAAAACCTCCGTCTCCAAGTCCTCCCCCTCAGCGGCTGATCCGTCGCCGCATGTGGCTGCGGAGCATGACAAGATTCTGATCGTCGATTTCGGCTCCCAGGTGACGCAACTGATCGCGCGCCGGGTGCGCGAGGAGGGCGTCTATTCGGAAATCGTGCCGTTCAACAAGGCCGAAGCCGCCTTCGCCGAGATGAAGCCGAAGGCCGTGATCCTGTCCGGCGGCCCCGCCTCGGTGCTGGATGACGATGCGCCCTCGGCGCCGCTGTCGATCCTCAACGCCGGCGTGCCGGTGCTTGGCATCTGCTACGGCGAGCAGACCATGGCGCAGCAGCTCGGCGGCACGGTGGAAGCCGGCCATCACCGCGAATTCGGCCGCGCCGCCATCGAGATCACCGACGACTGCGCGCTGTTCGACGGCGTCTGGGAGAAGGGCGGCCAATACGACGTCTGGATGAGCCACGGCGATCGCGTCACCAAACTGCCGGAAGGTTTTCGCGCGGTGGCGAAAGCGCCGGGCTCGCCGATCTCGGTGATCGCCGACGATGTCCGCAAATTCTATGCGATGCAGTTCCACCCCGAAGTCGTGCACACGCCCGACGGCGCCAAGCTGATCCGCAATTTCGTCCGCAAGGTTGCAGGGTTGACCGGCGACTGGACCATGCGCGCGTTCCGCGAGGAAGCGATTGAAAAAATCCGCGCACAGGTCGGCAAGGGCAAGGTGATTTGCGGGTTGTCCGGTGGCGTCGATTCCGCGGTTGCCGCGGTGCTGATCCATGAAGCGATCGGCGACCAGCTCACTTGCGTGTTCGTCGATCACGGGCTGCTGCGCAAGGACGAGGGCAAGACCGTCGTCGACCTGTTCCGGCATCACTATAACATCCCGCTGGTGCATGTTGATGCGTCGAAGCTTTTCCTCGGCGAGCTCGCCGGGGTCAGCGATCCCGAGCTGAAGCGCAAGACCATCGGCAAACTGTTCATCGACGTGTTCGATGCGGAAGCCAAGAAGATCGGCGGCGCCGATTTCCTGGCGCAGGGTACGCTGTATCCCGACGTGATCGAGAGCGTGTCGTTCACCGGCGGTCCGTCGGTGACCATCAAGTCGCATCACAATGTCGGCGGGCTTCCCGATCGCATGAAGATGAAGCTGGTCGAGCCCTTGCGCGAATTGTTCAAGGACGAGGTGAGGGTGCTCGGCCGCGAACTCGGCCTGCCCGACATCTTCGTTGGCCGCCATCCGTTCCCCGGGCCAGGGCTTGCGATCCGCTGCCCCGGCGACATCACGCCGGAGAAGCTGGAAATCCTGCGCAACGCCGACGCCGTCTATATCGACCAGATCCGCAAGGCTGGCCTCTACGACAAGATCTGGCAGGCCTTTGCGGTGCTGCTGCCGGTCAAGACGGTCGGCGTGATGGGCGACGGCCGCACCTACGAGTTCGTCGTCGGCCTCCGCGCCGTGACCTCGACCGACGGCATGACCGCCGACTTCTATCCGTTCGAGATGAAATTCCTCGGCGAAACCGCAACCCGCATCATCAACGAGGTCAAGGGCGTCAACCGCGTGGTCTATGACATCACCAGCAAGCCGCCGGGGACGATCGAGTGGGAGTGA
- a CDS encoding DNA-binding HxlR family transcriptional regulator (product_source=COG1733; cath_funfam=1.10.10.10; cog=COG1733; pfam=PF01638; superfamily=46785): MSARSPSRVADRLRRGDVFEPGCPSREVLKHVTSTWGTLALIALKPGTLRFSDLRRKVAGVSERMLAQTLKQLEGDGLVSRKSFATVPPKVEYTLTDQGLKAATLVEALADWAEDSVSVSTGQMIG; encoded by the coding sequence ATGTCTGCCCGATCGCCTTCTCGTGTTGCAGACCGCCTGCGCCGCGGCGATGTCTTCGAGCCGGGCTGCCCGTCGCGAGAGGTCTTGAAGCATGTGACGAGTACGTGGGGTACGCTGGCGCTCATTGCGCTGAAACCAGGTACGCTCCGGTTCAGCGACCTGCGCCGGAAGGTAGCGGGGGTGAGCGAGCGCATGCTGGCGCAGACGCTCAAGCAACTCGAAGGCGATGGCCTCGTCAGCCGAAAAAGCTTCGCGACCGTTCCCCCGAAGGTGGAATACACGCTGACGGATCAGGGATTGAAAGCCGCCACGCTGGTCGAGGCATTGGCCGACTGGGCAGAGGACAGCGTGTCCGTTTCGACCGGGCAGATGATCGGCTGA
- a CDS encoding hypothetical protein (product_source=COG5331; cog=COG5331; pfam=PF01124; superfamily=161084; transmembrane_helix_parts=Inside_1_4,TMhelix_5_27,Outside_28_61,TMhelix_62_79,Inside_80_83,TMhelix_84_106,Outside_107_115,TMhelix_116_138,Inside_139_139) → MSVQMVLLPVFVLVGLAFALLFGMAGTRTSSLKSGEVRLKDVALANNWPGRAAQFGNCFANQFELPVLLYILIAIGLPLRKIDLVLVLLSWVFVITRFVHAGIFVTSNNVQQRSLAWFAGVIVLFAMWLYFALGMLLII, encoded by the coding sequence ATGTCGGTTCAAATGGTTTTGCTGCCGGTGTTCGTGCTGGTTGGACTGGCTTTCGCGCTGCTGTTCGGCATGGCCGGCACACGAACCAGCTCGCTGAAATCCGGCGAGGTCAGGCTCAAGGACGTCGCCTTGGCGAACAACTGGCCCGGCCGCGCCGCCCAGTTCGGCAATTGCTTTGCCAACCAGTTCGAACTGCCAGTGCTGCTTTATATTCTGATCGCCATCGGGCTGCCGCTGCGCAAGATCGACCTGGTGCTGGTGCTGTTGTCCTGGGTGTTCGTCATCACCCGCTTTGTCCATGCCGGTATTTTCGTGACCTCCAATAACGTCCAGCAGCGTTCGCTGGCGTGGTTCGCCGGCGTGATCGTGCTGTTCGCGATGTGGCTGTATTTCGCGCTCGGCATGCTGCTGATCATCTGA
- a CDS encoding TetR/AcrR family transcriptional repressor of mexJK operon (product_source=KO:K18301; cath_funfam=1.10.10.60; cog=COG1309; ko=KO:K18301; pfam=PF00440,PF14246; superfamily=46689,48498), with protein MTENSQGRRGRPANQALGQTIADAACELFVELGFQATTLDKVAQRAKISKLSIYRHFENKEALFSAAIVARCHQFAPQALVEGIDGSAEDQLMAVGSSLLRTLLSPDVRSVEAMIMADKTNQKSLSKLHYEAGPAHVIAQIEALLRQLHAKAVLNVPDPLRSARLFAALFKGSDLLIIARFDQARAEDDNEIESYCRSAVAMFIAAHGGNDHPGG; from the coding sequence GTGACCGAAAATAGTCAAGGTCGGCGCGGCCGGCCCGCCAACCAGGCGCTTGGCCAAACGATAGCCGACGCCGCGTGCGAACTCTTTGTGGAATTGGGTTTTCAAGCGACGACATTGGACAAGGTCGCCCAGCGAGCGAAGATATCCAAGCTCAGCATCTATCGGCACTTCGAGAACAAGGAGGCGCTGTTCAGCGCGGCCATCGTGGCCCGCTGCCATCAGTTTGCACCACAGGCCCTTGTTGAAGGCATCGACGGTTCGGCCGAAGATCAGCTCATGGCGGTGGGATCATCCCTGCTTCGCACGCTGTTGAGCCCGGACGTCCGCAGTGTCGAAGCCATGATCATGGCCGACAAGACGAATCAAAAGTCGTTAAGCAAGCTCCATTACGAAGCCGGCCCCGCCCATGTCATCGCCCAAATCGAGGCCCTGTTGCGTCAATTGCACGCGAAGGCGGTTCTGAACGTGCCCGATCCTCTCCGGTCCGCCCGCTTGTTTGCCGCGCTTTTCAAAGGATCCGATCTCCTGATTATCGCACGCTTCGATCAGGCGAGAGCAGAGGACGACAACGAAATCGAATCCTATTGCCGGTCGGCCGTCGCCATGTTCATCGCCGCGCACGGTGGCAACGACCACCCGGGCGGATAG
- a CDS encoding NADPH-dependent curcumin reductase CurA (product_source=COG2130; cath_funfam=3.40.50.720; cog=COG2130; ko=KO:K23256; pfam=PF00107,PF16884; superfamily=50129,51735), whose protein sequence is MSASAKRVVLASRPHGEPKASDFRVEDYVVPTPGEGQVLLRTIWLSLDPYMRGRMSDAASYSEPVPLNGVMEGGTVCEVIASHHAGIAKGDIVLAHSGWQTHAVADGKALRKIDPSLGPVSTAVGVLGMPGMTAYTGLLDIGQPKPGETVVVAAASGAVGSAVGQIAMVKGARAVGIAGGKDKCDYVRNELGFADCIDHRDPDFAAKLKAACPKGIDVYFENVGGAVFEAVFPLLNFFARVPVCGLIAQYNDTGDTAPKWAGSMLRNILTKRLSIRGFIVRDFADRRGDFLRDMSQWVREGKVKHREFVTEGLENAPAAFMGLLKGANFGKQLVRVGPDKA, encoded by the coding sequence ATGTCCGCATCAGCCAAGCGCGTCGTACTCGCATCGCGTCCACACGGCGAGCCGAAAGCCTCTGATTTCCGTGTCGAGGACTACGTCGTTCCGACGCCGGGCGAGGGCCAGGTGCTGCTGCGCACGATCTGGCTGTCGCTCGATCCCTATATGCGCGGGCGCATGAGCGATGCGGCGTCCTATTCGGAACCGGTCCCGCTCAACGGCGTCATGGAGGGCGGTACCGTTTGCGAAGTGATCGCCTCGCATCATGCCGGCATCGCCAAGGGCGATATCGTGCTCGCGCATTCGGGCTGGCAGACCCATGCGGTCGCCGACGGCAAGGCGCTACGCAAGATCGACCCGAGCCTCGGCCCGGTCTCGACAGCCGTGGGCGTGCTCGGCATGCCCGGCATGACCGCCTATACCGGCCTGCTCGATATTGGCCAGCCGAAGCCGGGCGAGACTGTTGTGGTTGCCGCTGCGTCAGGCGCGGTCGGTTCGGCGGTCGGCCAGATCGCCATGGTCAAGGGCGCGCGCGCGGTCGGCATCGCTGGCGGCAAGGACAAGTGCGACTACGTCAGGAACGAGCTCGGCTTCGCCGACTGCATCGATCACCGCGATCCGGATTTTGCCGCCAAGCTGAAGGCGGCGTGCCCCAAGGGCATCGATGTGTATTTCGAGAATGTCGGCGGCGCGGTGTTTGAGGCGGTGTTTCCACTGCTCAACTTCTTTGCGCGTGTGCCGGTATGTGGCCTGATCGCGCAATACAACGACACTGGCGACACCGCACCAAAATGGGCGGGCTCGATGCTGCGTAACATCCTGACCAAGCGGCTGAGCATTCGCGGCTTCATCGTTCGCGACTTCGCCGATCGCCGCGGCGATTTCCTGCGCGACATGTCGCAATGGGTGCGCGAGGGCAAGGTCAAGCACCGCGAGTTCGTGACCGAAGGCCTCGAAAATGCGCCGGCGGCATTCATGGGCCTGCTCAAGGGCGCCAACTTCGGCAAACAGCTGGTGCGCGTCGGGCCGGACAAGGCGTGA
- a CDS encoding 3',5'-cyclic AMP phosphodiesterase CpdA (product_source=COG1409; cath_funfam=3.60.21.10; cog=COG1409; pfam=PF00149; superfamily=56300) has product MAVFRLTQITDSHLSPRYPQFVENFHRVSDYIDTTRPDLVINSGDLAFDGPECRDELEFAKAQHAALPIGCRYLPGNHDIGDNPTQTGAAPTQIASEANRQTFLSIFGEDRWSFDAAGWRFVGLNSLIMNTGLACEDEQFEWLASQLAGLNGKPLALFVHKPLYRNSPDDPELAATAFRYVPMPARRRLGDLLGSVDLRLVACGHVHQRRDYTWRGIRHIWAPSTSFIISDEKQERIGVKEVGLVEYNFQPDAFEVRHLRAPEQIDIDLHATIEAAEMVQ; this is encoded by the coding sequence ATGGCCGTATTTCGCCTGACCCAGATTACCGATTCACATCTCAGCCCCCGCTACCCGCAATTTGTCGAAAATTTCCATCGGGTGAGCGACTACATCGATACGACGCGCCCCGATCTTGTCATCAACAGCGGCGATCTCGCCTTCGATGGCCCGGAGTGTCGCGACGAGCTCGAATTTGCCAAGGCGCAGCACGCCGCACTTCCGATTGGCTGCCGTTACCTTCCTGGCAATCACGACATCGGCGACAACCCGACCCAAACCGGCGCGGCGCCCACGCAAATAGCCTCGGAAGCAAATCGGCAGACCTTCCTGTCGATTTTCGGCGAGGACCGCTGGAGCTTCGACGCCGCGGGCTGGCGCTTCGTCGGTCTGAATTCCCTGATCATGAACACCGGACTTGCATGTGAGGACGAGCAGTTCGAGTGGCTCGCCTCGCAACTGGCCGGCCTTAATGGCAAGCCGCTGGCGCTGTTCGTCCACAAGCCGCTGTACCGGAATTCGCCGGACGACCCCGAATTGGCGGCGACGGCCTTTCGCTATGTTCCGATGCCGGCGCGACGACGCCTGGGCGACCTGCTCGGCTCCGTTGATCTGCGGCTGGTGGCCTGCGGCCACGTGCACCAGCGGCGCGACTATACCTGGCGCGGCATCCGCCACATCTGGGCGCCCTCCACCAGCTTCATCATCTCCGACGAAAAGCAGGAGAGGATTGGCGTCAAGGAGGTCGGGCTGGTCGAATACAACTTCCAGCCCGATGCGTTCGAGGTGCGCCACCTGCGCGCGCCGGAACAGATTGACATCGATCTGCATGCCACAATCGAAGCGGCCGAGATGGTGCAGTAG
- a CDS encoding thioredoxin reductase (product_source=COG0492; cath_funfam=3.50.50.60; cleavage_site_network=SignalP-TM; cog=COG0492; pfam=PF07992; superfamily=51905) has protein sequence MQRRALLKLAALSTIGLARAQAAAKPSPSPTIHNTEPITMDDVIIIGGSFAGLAGALQLGRARRKVTVLDTGLPRNRFAGHSHGLLGHDHKPPLDILAEARQQLARYPTIKLVNARADSVSGAIDDFNVFTSDGQSLRTRRLILSYGVADQMPDIPGFAEGWGTSIVPCPYCDGFEVAGQHWGLVWSGPQSHNYVRLYHDWTDTLTLFADGHDIPPDIRADLARRSIPVIDGRIIEIAHNGGHTATVNLDNRRNVAVDILFAHPRNKPSARLHESLGLATVDTPLGIALKVDERRETSMPGIYAAGDLANPLMPSVTTASWQGAMAGIFAQQSMLV, from the coding sequence ATGCAACGACGAGCCCTGCTGAAGTTGGCCGCGCTTTCCACCATCGGCCTCGCCCGCGCCCAGGCCGCCGCCAAGCCCAGCCCATCCCCCACCATCCACAACACGGAGCCCATCACCATGGATGACGTCATCATCATCGGCGGCAGCTTTGCCGGTCTCGCCGGCGCCCTGCAGCTCGGCCGTGCCCGCCGCAAGGTCACCGTTCTCGATACCGGCCTGCCGCGCAACCGCTTCGCCGGCCACTCGCATGGTCTGCTCGGCCACGATCACAAGCCGCCGCTGGACATCCTGGCCGAGGCGCGGCAGCAGCTGGCGCGTTATCCCACGATCAAGCTGGTCAATGCCCGGGCCGACAGCGTCTCCGGCGCCATCGACGATTTCAACGTCTTCACTTCCGATGGCCAAAGCCTTAGGACGCGCCGCCTGATCCTGAGCTATGGCGTCGCCGACCAGATGCCTGATATTCCGGGCTTTGCCGAAGGCTGGGGCACCTCCATCGTGCCCTGCCCCTATTGCGACGGCTTTGAAGTCGCCGGCCAGCATTGGGGCCTCGTCTGGTCCGGCCCGCAGTCGCACAATTATGTCAGGCTGTACCACGACTGGACCGACACGTTGACGCTCTTCGCCGATGGTCACGACATTCCGCCCGATATCCGGGCCGATCTGGCGCGCCGCAGCATACCTGTCATCGACGGCCGGATCATCGAGATCGCCCATAACGGGGGCCATACCGCCACCGTCAATCTCGATAACCGCCGCAATGTCGCGGTCGACATCCTGTTCGCCCATCCGCGCAACAAGCCGTCCGCAAGACTGCATGAATCACTTGGCCTCGCCACGGTCGATACGCCCTTGGGCATCGCCCTCAAGGTGGACGAGCGCCGCGAAACCAGCATGCCCGGCATCTACGCCGCCGGCGACCTCGCCAACCCCCTCATGCCCTCGGTCACCACGGCATCATGGCAAGGCGCGATGGCGGGTATCTTCGCCCAGCAATCGATGCTGGTTTGA
- a CDS encoding hypothetical protein (product_source=Hypo-rule applied; superfamily=53697; transmembrane_helix_parts=Outside_1_23,TMhelix_24_46,Inside_47_58,TMhelix_59_78,Outside_79_218), with product MAALDAFLTAIFSNVMAADEPDSWAGLMTSALAGAAAALAVAIALTVYFRTGYRSSRDIVRHGVATLTVLGLLAFVAYDMRHTALGYLGINPAKPAVEFEIRLPDAVALKVNARATQIELHTDRNQTLAEVSDGPTFTRTGESILRGSVPLTFRTAQRVVILNLPGQPPLQFKLRLAPSPSQSAEFGPWHLADQGAAPGTNDKHRAPDDNYAIRYRVI from the coding sequence ATGGCTGCCCTCGACGCCTTCCTGACCGCCATATTCTCGAACGTCATGGCCGCCGACGAGCCGGATAGCTGGGCCGGGCTGATGACCTCGGCGTTGGCTGGGGCCGCCGCGGCGCTGGCGGTGGCCATTGCGCTCACGGTGTATTTCCGCACTGGATACCGCTCATCCCGCGACATCGTCCGACATGGCGTAGCCACCCTGACGGTGCTCGGACTGCTGGCCTTTGTCGCCTACGACATGCGCCATACCGCACTGGGCTATCTCGGCATCAATCCGGCAAAGCCCGCGGTGGAGTTTGAAATCCGCCTGCCCGATGCCGTCGCCCTGAAGGTTAATGCCCGCGCAACGCAGATCGAACTGCACACCGACCGCAATCAGACGCTGGCCGAAGTCAGCGACGGCCCGACCTTCACCCGCACCGGAGAAAGCATTCTCAGGGGCTCGGTGCCGCTGACATTCCGCACCGCCCAGCGCGTCGTGATCCTGAACCTGCCCGGCCAGCCGCCGCTGCAGTTCAAGCTGCGGCTGGCGCCGAGCCCGAGCCAATCAGCCGAATTTGGCCCGTGGCACCTGGCCGATCAGGGCGCCGCGCCCGGCACGAACGACAAACACCGCGCGCCGGACGACAACTATGCGATCCGCTATCGCGTGATCTGA
- a CDS encoding 16S rRNA (cytosine967-C5)-methyltransferase (product_source=KO:K03500; cath_funfam=3.40.50.150; cog=COG0144; ko=KO:K03500; pfam=PF01189; superfamily=53335), translated as MTPAARLSAAIELIEAIDTQRVPAAKALKEWGTAHRYAGSGDRAGISGLVWDVLRRRASSAWIMDNDTPRARVLGMLKAERNMDVDTIAALCDGGRFSPAPLSDAEHAALSSRTVADAPAHIAGDYPEWLDGHLAAVFGDDRVAEATAMASRAPLDLRVNTLKAKREKVLGSIRHLGAVETPWSPMGLRIDLGADARNPGIHAEEDFIKGAIEVQDEGSQLAALLSGAKPGEQVIDLCAGAGGKTLALAAMMQGKGRLIATDHDKRQLAPIHERLSRAGVHNCDIRTPKGPDDTLADIHASADLVLIDAPCTGTGTWRRNPDAKWRMRPGALEVRLKDQVAVLDRAVDLVKPGGRIAYITCSVLPQENNEQIRAFTARQPDFSVVPVEQVTSVLWDKAEDFAAATLQSSEGLLMTPRRTGTDGFFVSVMARKKAG; from the coding sequence ATGACTCCCGCCGCAAGACTCTCCGCCGCGATCGAACTGATCGAGGCCATCGATACCCAGCGCGTTCCAGCGGCGAAGGCGCTGAAGGAGTGGGGCACGGCGCATCGCTATGCCGGTTCCGGCGATCGCGCGGGCATTTCGGGCCTGGTCTGGGACGTGCTGCGCCGCCGCGCCTCCAGCGCCTGGATCATGGACAATGATACGCCGCGTGCGCGCGTGCTCGGCATGCTGAAGGCCGAGCGCAACATGGACGTCGATACCATCGCGGCGCTGTGCGACGGCGGCCGGTTTTCGCCAGCGCCGCTGTCTGATGCTGAGCATGCCGCGCTGTCGTCGCGCACGGTGGCCGATGCCCCCGCGCATATCGCCGGCGATTATCCGGAATGGCTCGATGGCCATCTGGCCGCCGTGTTTGGCGATGACCGCGTCGCCGAGGCCACCGCGATGGCCAGCCGCGCGCCGCTGGATCTGCGCGTCAACACGCTGAAGGCGAAGCGCGAGAAGGTGCTGGGCTCGATTCGGCATCTCGGCGCGGTGGAGACGCCGTGGTCGCCGATGGGGCTGCGGATCGATCTCGGCGCTGACGCGCGCAATCCCGGCATCCATGCCGAGGAGGATTTCATCAAGGGCGCCATCGAGGTGCAGGACGAGGGCTCGCAGCTGGCGGCACTGCTGTCCGGCGCCAAGCCGGGCGAACAGGTGATCGATCTCTGCGCCGGTGCCGGCGGCAAGACTTTGGCGCTGGCGGCGATGATGCAGGGCAAGGGCCGGCTCATTGCCACCGACCATGACAAGCGCCAGCTGGCACCGATCCATGAGCGGCTGTCGCGCGCGGGCGTGCACAATTGCGATATCCGTACCCCCAAGGGCCCGGACGACACGCTGGCTGACATCCACGCCTCCGCCGATCTGGTGCTGATCGATGCGCCGTGCACCGGCACCGGCACCTGGCGCCGCAATCCCGACGCCAAGTGGCGGATGCGGCCCGGCGCGCTCGAGGTCCGGCTCAAGGACCAGGTCGCGGTGCTCGACCGCGCGGTGGATCTGGTCAAACCGGGCGGCCGGATCGCCTACATCACCTGTTCGGTGCTGCCGCAGGAGAACAACGAGCAGATCCGCGCTTTCACCGCCCGGCAGCCGGATTTTTCAGTGGTACCGGTGGAGCAGGTCACCTCGGTGCTGTGGGACAAGGCCGAGGATTTTGCCGCGGCCACGCTGCAAAGTTCCGAAGGCCTGCTGATGACCCCGCGCCGGACGGGAACGGACGGGTTTTTCGTCTCGGTGATGGCGCGCAAAAAGGCGGGCTAA
- a CDS encoding hypothetical protein (product_source=Hypo-rule applied; cath_funfam=1.10.8.60; superfamily=140106), producing the protein MVDWTDERVAALSTPDLKNLLANAERKDVAEVIAQCNAELEKRNANKPRKVGQPRSEAKQFEHDMSEQLAVVGKEMAAKYDLSEETAKANSVGVKGFKSHKLLDAKGYAKLGGMQRDGSVAVDRYISYRRGKDIVSLSVFLLKDQPVEEHEFQVIAPLTLLEGGKPVAEIRPTATPAQKQSADGGRAFKDLPSAAAAFDAVLGKITSAA; encoded by the coding sequence ATGGTCGATTGGACAGACGAGCGCGTTGCAGCGCTTTCAACTCCGGATTTGAAGAACCTGCTGGCGAATGCGGAGCGCAAGGACGTCGCTGAAGTGATCGCGCAGTGCAATGCCGAACTGGAGAAGCGCAATGCCAACAAGCCGCGCAAGGTCGGTCAGCCGCGCAGCGAGGCGAAGCAGTTCGAGCACGACATGTCGGAGCAGCTCGCCGTGGTCGGCAAGGAGATGGCCGCGAAGTACGACCTCTCGGAAGAAACCGCGAAGGCGAATTCGGTTGGCGTCAAAGGCTTCAAGTCGCACAAGCTGCTGGACGCCAAGGGCTATGCCAAGCTCGGGGGCATGCAGCGCGATGGCTCGGTGGCCGTCGATCGCTACATCTCCTATCGCCGCGGCAAGGACATCGTCTCGCTCAGCGTGTTCCTGCTGAAGGATCAGCCGGTGGAAGAGCATGAGTTTCAGGTGATCGCGCCGCTGACCCTGCTCGAGGGCGGCAAGCCAGTGGCGGAAATTCGCCCGACGGCAACTCCCGCGCAGAAGCAGTCCGCCGATGGCGGGCGTGCCTTCAAGGATCTGCCGAGCGCCGCCGCTGCCTTCGATGCGGTGTTGGGGAAGATCACGTCTGCTGCCTGA
- a CDS encoding hypothetical protein (product_source=Hypo-rule applied; superfamily=57440) gives MGPLDQTIHNCICNQWTIKPVMPFTYSPLSNDNSRVNVNANIQNIKQVLLRGLV, from the coding sequence ATGGGCCCGCTGGACCAAACGATCCATAATTGCATCTGCAATCAGTGGACTATCAAGCCAGTCATGCCATTCACTTACAGCCCGCTGTCCAACGATAATAGTCGCGTTAATGTCAATGCGAACATCCAAAATATCAAGCAAGTACTCCTTCGCGGCCTCGTCTAG